In a genomic window of Candidatus Omnitrophota bacterium:
- a CDS encoding glycosyltransferase: MKKMPKLWQLLYWRSNKKLTSGQTVIRLKLRDFISNFYFILFCIPHKLDLFIGVESINALSAVLLKRLGCIRTVLYFSNDYHPNRYARLKNWIFLKLDEIAAYRCDYIWMMNPRIHKSRLERGLDPLKLAPHFIIHGGLPFFTGEPLAINERQMNRIVYATRAGHLGLGIVLEAFSVVIMKHPDIKLYITGHADKEEPRMCSLIEKLKIARNLIFTGFIKEEELNYLIKYSYIGLAIWSCSAAASATYGDPEKIRRYFHFGLPVVSTVNAFTSEVISKYGAGIVVDDRVESVTKAILTLLDDKDLYTKCAQASAELGKFYKEHNPLDDSIKDLKKKNLF, translated from the coding sequence ATGAAGAAAATGCCGAAATTATGGCAATTGTTGTACTGGAGAAGTAATAAGAAGTTAACATCGGGTCAGACGGTAATTAGGCTTAAATTACGCGATTTTATTTCAAATTTCTATTTTATCCTGTTCTGTATTCCTCATAAGCTAGATTTGTTTATTGGTGTCGAGAGTATCAATGCTTTAAGCGCGGTTCTCTTGAAGAGGCTAGGCTGCATCCGAACTGTTTTATATTTTTCCAACGACTATCATCCTAATAGATATGCTAGGTTAAAAAACTGGATTTTTCTTAAGTTGGATGAGATAGCCGCCTATAGGTGTGATTACATCTGGATGATGAATCCGAGGATACATAAATCTAGGCTGGAGAGGGGGCTTGACCCATTGAAGCTTGCACCTCATTTTATTATCCATGGTGGGCTTCCATTTTTCACTGGAGAGCCTTTAGCTATAAATGAAAGGCAGATGAATAGAATTGTTTATGCTACGCGGGCAGGTCATCTAGGCTTAGGGATTGTTCTGGAAGCTTTTTCGGTAGTAATTATGAAGCATCCCGATATAAAGCTTTATATAACTGGACACGCTGATAAGGAAGAGCCAAGAATGTGTTCGCTCATAGAGAAGTTAAAGATAGCTAGGAATCTCATCTTTACCGGTTTTATCAAAGAGGAGGAGTTGAATTACCTTATAAAATATTCCTATATCGGACTTGCAATATGGTCCTGTAGCGCTGCTGCATCGGCAACATACGGCGATCCGGAGAAAATCCGGCGCTATTTCCATTTTGGGTTACCTGTAGTTTCGACAGTAAATGCTTTTACATCTGAAGTCATCAGTAAGTATGGTGCAGGAATAGTCGTTGACGATAGAGTTGAGTCTGTTACCAAGGCTATTCTGACTTTGCTTGATGATAAAGATTTATATACAAAGTGCGCTCAGGCATCGGCAGAACTCGGAAAATTCTACAAGGAGCATAATCCGCTTGATGATTCGATAAAAGATCTAAAGAAGAAAAATTTGTTTTAG
- a CDS encoding FkbM family methyltransferase, producing MYKFFVNVGLKSLTQDAVVKFAIKYLKKGDCVIDIGANRGTYSYSMLKAVGEREGAVYSFEPNPLIAKQLRKNLKHSNVVIENFALSSTSGNRVFYRHTKGCGPTSSLEFFDILDKSGELEETEVKCVTLDAFCQSHKLSPNLIKIDVEGHEFNVFKGAKSTIQGYRPYIIFEFIEEFWQEKHIKEVFEFLAPVYDLIRIEDGANAIEAYLDYKPHCYFDFRKSKVVNIGCIPRGGYDTVLGRI from the coding sequence ATGTATAAATTTTTTGTAAATGTTGGATTAAAAAGTCTAACCCAGGATGCCGTTGTTAAATTTGCGATTAAGTACTTAAAAAAAGGCGATTGCGTGATAGATATTGGGGCAAACCGTGGAACTTACAGCTATTCTATGCTCAAGGCTGTAGGGGAAAGGGAGGGGGCGGTATATTCTTTTGAGCCGAATCCGTTGATCGCTAAGCAGCTAAGGAAAAATCTGAAACATTCAAATGTTGTAATCGAGAACTTTGCTCTCTCGAGTACATCGGGAAATAGAGTCTTTTATAGGCATACTAAAGGTTGCGGTCCTACGAGTTCTTTAGAGTTTTTTGATATATTGGATAAATCAGGAGAACTGGAAGAAACAGAAGTTAAGTGTGTAACTCTGGATGCATTTTGTCAGTCTCATAAGCTATCGCCAAATTTAATTAAAATTGATGTAGAGGGGCATGAATTCAATGTTTTTAAAGGAGCGAAGTCGACCATCCAGGGGTATCGTCCTTATATCATATTTGAATTCATAGAAGAATTTTGGCAGGAGAAGCATATCAAGGAAGTATTTGAATTCTTAGCGCCTGTTTACGATTTGATCCGTATTGAGGATGGCGCTAACGCAATAGAAGCCTATTTGGATTATAAACCCCATTGTTATTTCGATTTTAGGAAATCAAAGGTTGTGAATATTGGGTGTATCCCGCGGGGTGGATACGATACCGTTTTAGGAAGGATATAA
- a CDS encoding GDP-mannose 4,6-dehydratase, which translates to MKKRVLITGITGMVGSHLADFLLENSDWDIYGMCRWRSPLDNVEHLLSRVNKKDRLYFIYGELGDYISLQNAVKESSPDYVFHLAAQSYPLTSFTSPLQTLDTNILGTERLLEALRKCKGIDPVIHVCSSSEIFGRVSKEKLPINESCSFHPASPYAISKIGTDLIGKFHAEAYQQKVVVTRMFTHTGPRRGDVFAESTFAKQIAMIERDLVPPVVKTGNLNSMRTWSDVRDAVRAYYMLVTINPVPGECYNIGGSFSCSVGDMLKHLISISTRKNITVETDKERLRPIDADLQIPDTRKFRKHTGWEPKITFEKTMQDLLNYWREKFSSGKMYLTR; encoded by the coding sequence ATGAAAAAGAGAGTGTTGATCACGGGTATAACCGGGATGGTTGGATCGCATCTTGCCGATTTTTTACTCGAAAATAGTGATTGGGATATTTACGGTATGTGTCGTTGGCGTAGCCCGCTGGATAACGTGGAACACCTTTTGTCCAGGGTGAACAAAAAGGATCGCTTATATTTTATTTATGGAGAACTTGGCGATTATATTTCGTTACAGAATGCGGTTAAAGAGAGTAGTCCGGATTATGTTTTTCATCTTGCGGCGCAAAGTTATCCGCTGACAAGTTTCACTTCTCCACTTCAAACTCTGGATACGAATATCTTAGGAACAGAGCGCCTGCTTGAAGCCTTACGTAAATGCAAAGGGATTGATCCCGTTATTCATGTATGTTCTTCTTCGGAAATCTTCGGCAGAGTAAGTAAAGAAAAGCTACCAATCAATGAGAGTTGCTCATTCCATCCGGCTTCTCCTTATGCGATCTCGAAAATCGGCACCGATCTGATTGGTAAGTTTCATGCTGAGGCTTATCAGCAAAAAGTAGTGGTAACCAGGATGTTTACTCATACTGGCCCCAGGAGGGGGGATGTTTTTGCTGAATCTACTTTCGCTAAGCAAATTGCAATGATTGAACGCGATCTTGTTCCACCGGTTGTAAAAACGGGTAATCTTAATTCTATGCGTACCTGGTCTGATGTACGTGATGCGGTCAGGGCTTATTATATGCTGGTAACAATTAACCCGGTTCCGGGGGAGTGTTATAACATCGGAGGTTCGTTTTCTTGTTCTGTTGGCGATATGCTGAAGCATCTTATTTCGATCTCAACGCGCAAAAATATTACAGTTGAAACAGATAAAGAGAGGTTGCGTCCTATTGATGCGGATTTGCAGATTCCGGATACGAGAAAATTCAGGAAACATACGGGATGGGAACCAAAAATAACTTTTGAGAAAACGATGCAGGATTTATTGAACTATTGGCGGGAAAAATTTAGCTCCGGGAAAATGTATCTGACCCGATAA
- a CDS encoding thiamine pyrophosphate-dependent dehydrogenase E1 component subunit alpha: protein MKELNITLYKTMYMIRKVEEKIQAHYLENEMKTPMHMSMGEEAIAAGVCHALKPEDQVLGSYRSHGIYIAKVQETDKFFAEMYGKVTGTSQGKAGSMHLLAPEAGLVCTSAIVGSSIPVAIGFAFANKQTKNGRITTVFFGDGAVDEGVFWESLNFACLSKLPVVFICEDNGFAVHSPVSERHGYGSIAEIVRKFDCSVFQSDSSDVQVIYNLTKNALKEMSNNNKPVFLYFKYYRYLEHVGVFDDFKAGYRPKEDFEKWLKVDPVCMQRKKLVRLINEGKVASLEKEIEDRINLSKTRAQQADFPDARIACEDIYI, encoded by the coding sequence ATGAAAGAATTAAACATCACTCTTTATAAAACTATGTATATGATCCGTAAGGTCGAAGAAAAGATTCAGGCTCATTACCTTGAAAATGAGATGAAAACTCCTATGCATATGTCTATGGGGGAGGAAGCTATAGCTGCCGGTGTTTGCCATGCCCTGAAGCCAGAGGATCAAGTTTTGGGTTCTTACAGAAGCCACGGTATCTATATCGCTAAGGTGCAGGAGACTGACAAATTTTTTGCCGAAATGTACGGAAAGGTTACGGGAACATCTCAAGGCAAGGCTGGTTCTATGCATTTGCTAGCTCCGGAGGCAGGCCTGGTTTGTACTTCAGCTATTGTGGGTAGCTCTATCCCGGTGGCTATCGGATTTGCTTTTGCCAATAAGCAAACTAAAAATGGTCGGATTACAACCGTATTTTTTGGGGATGGCGCTGTTGATGAAGGAGTGTTTTGGGAGAGTTTGAATTTTGCCTGTTTAAGTAAACTTCCGGTTGTATTTATTTGTGAAGATAACGGTTTTGCTGTGCATAGCCCTGTCAGTGAAAGGCATGGCTATGGTTCTATCGCAGAAATCGTGCGTAAGTTTGATTGTAGTGTTTTTCAGAGTGATTCTTCAGATGTGCAAGTCATATACAATCTTACCAAGAACGCGCTGAAAGAAATGTCGAATAACAATAAGCCAGTTTTTCTTTATTTTAAATACTATCGTTATCTTGAACATGTTGGGGTATTTGATGATTTTAAGGCAGGTTACAGGCCAAAGGAAGATTTTGAGAAATGGCTGAAGGTTGACCCAGTCTGTATGCAGCGCAAGAAACTTGTAAGGTTAATAAACGAAGGAAAGGTAGCGTCATTAGAAAAAGAAATAGAGGATCGGATAAATTTAAGTAAGACTAGGGCCCAGCAGGCTGATTTTCCCGATGCAAGAATTGCCTGTGAGGATATTTATATATGA
- a CDS encoding transketolase C-terminal domain-containing protein gives MKRMITYREALNEAIIGEMRRDPRVFMYGIDVADHKRTFGSGNGILEEFGNSRCFSTPLSECSMTGLGLGAALSGLRPIHVHMRVDFLILAMNELTNMIASFSYGSCGKMKVPMVIRAVIGRGWGQSWQHSKTLHSWFAHIPGLKVVMPSRPSDAKGMLIAAIRDDNPVIFIEHRWLYDVVGEVPEEALTEPLVGSRVIHSGKDATVLAVSWMNVEALQAAEVLEKHGISLEIIDARSISPFDDTTIIDSIKKTGHLIVADYDWIHCGFGAEVATRVYEKCMRILKSPITRIGFAEAHCPCSRPLEVKFYPSAIDIIRSVEKKLGLSEIDLAQEEFYSYEKKFKGPF, from the coding sequence ATGAAAAGAATGATTACATATCGTGAGGCGCTGAACGAGGCCATAATCGGGGAAATGAGGCGTGACCCAAGAGTATTTATGTATGGGATAGATGTTGCGGATCATAAGCGTACTTTTGGGAGTGGTAATGGAATTTTAGAAGAGTTTGGGAATTCCCGTTGTTTTAGCACTCCTTTGTCCGAGTGTTCTATGACTGGCTTAGGGCTTGGAGCGGCTTTAAGCGGATTACGTCCGATTCATGTTCATATGCGAGTTGATTTCTTGATTTTAGCCATGAATGAGCTCACTAATATGATTGCCAGTTTTTCTTATGGTTCCTGCGGGAAGATGAAAGTGCCTATGGTTATAAGGGCGGTAATTGGCCGTGGCTGGGGCCAATCCTGGCAGCATAGCAAAACATTGCATTCCTGGTTCGCCCATATTCCGGGATTAAAAGTTGTTATGCCTTCCAGGCCAAGTGATGCCAAAGGTATGCTCATTGCTGCTATACGAGATGATAATCCGGTTATTTTCATAGAACATCGCTGGCTATATGATGTCGTAGGGGAAGTTCCTGAAGAAGCTCTAACCGAGCCTCTTGTGGGAAGCAGAGTAATCCATTCGGGAAAAGACGCAACAGTTCTTGCAGTTTCTTGGATGAACGTAGAAGCGTTGCAAGCAGCGGAAGTATTAGAGAAACACGGCATAAGCCTTGAAATAATCGATGCGCGGTCGATCTCTCCGTTTGACGATACAACAATTATAGATTCGATCAAGAAGACCGGGCATTTAATAGTGGCTGATTATGATTGGATTCACTGTGGATTTGGTGCCGAAGTAGCTACGCGGGTCTATGAAAAATGCATGAGAATACTGAAGTCACCGATAACCCGGATTGGTTTCGCCGAAGCACATTGCCCATGTTCGCGTCCGCTTGAAGTAAAATTCTATCCTTCAGCCATAGATATTATCCGATCAGTCGAAAAAAAACTTGGCCTTTCCGAGATTGACCTAGCGCAGGAAGAGTTCTATTCGTATGAAAAGAAGTTCAAGGGCCCATTTTAG